The DNA sequence gtaCGAAgagtaattaaaaaaagaggtCAAAATCCatagtaatgataatataaagtgacaaattacaaaaatgggCGATAAATCCAGGAGAAGTAATAAAGttacataaatattgttCACCCTTCGtagcataatatatatttaaaaaaaaaaaaaaaaacagaaacaaatattatataaatttgcCATACttcgaatttttttttagcctTTCTTTTTGGAGTTACTGCtgtgataatatttttttcgtttgcTGCAGTGGAGTCTCAAAGATATATGTGGTACTAAATAAGTTTAATACAATAAccgagaaaaaaaaaaaaaaagaagggcAAAAAGTAGCGGGGAAAAATTATGCTCTTTAGAAGATATAGGAAAATATAACGTAAATCTgacaatttttcttttttttttccacatttGTTTAGGATATTTGCTAGTATATGTGTATCCATGTTGTTAATAATCGACGTAATGTTTTTTGGTGTTGATAAATTTATCTATGATCCATTTTACGcgtaatgaaataaaatacttaaatatttatgtgtattcTTTGCTTAAGAAAAGGAAGTAGTGTTTCACCTTGTATAtcgtgtatatatgtaacacaTACACCCATAGAagcatacataaatacataaacgacttttgtttttatgtgTACGAATAATTATCACATTtgatcattttattttttatacaaattataattaaatgcagcgtatatataaaagcattttaaaatagagggtatattgttatattttataataaatatgatcaCACTACATAGCAAGAAGTGTATTCAATTTTAAATCTTTTGTATGAAAATacacctttttttattttttttgttttttattttttttgttttttattttttttgttttttttttttgttgtttttatttttatttatttgtctacaatcattcttttttcttttttcttttttcttcagcaattgggaaaaaaaacatttaaaggatttataaattaagataatgtttattatgcatattattaatatggaTAGacctattatatataatactatcGATGAATTAgtatttccttctttttttttttttaagttttattttaaaaatattgtttacGTAGCATTTCTTTTTACGGGATAACTTTTCTTTGTTGTAATTTCAATTTGCAcattgtataaatatgtcgAAAATGCgaagaaaaaacattatatatagttaTCATAAATGCacttaaagaaaaaaatactagTGAAATACTTTGCTAGAGTAAATGTGGAAAATTAATTTGGTATTGaatgtaaatgtatgtatagaTAAAATACACAACAGAAATATATGCTATGttgtaattttaatttttaatttttttttttttttaccctaTTCCACGAAACATTTGTAAGTAAACATTTccaataaaataagaaaaaaaaaaaaaaaaaagaaatataaactaAAACATAGTAATTTAAGAATGAATAATAGGGTGTGTGAAATACTATAACagttatttttacaattaacttgtaaaaaatatttttaacaatgtCTTCAATATCATACTTGGAGTTATTTAAAAGTCCTAATCTGCTGTAATAAAATACACATGAAGAAAAGTAACATACTCAGGAAGCGTTAccattttgtattttttataatatttagcttgtttatatatttatttattttattattattttatttttatttttttgtcctttttgattgtaatttgtttttcttcaAATTTATTTGTCCCTTCGTTGTtacatattttcaattttactaaaatttacaaaattttcctATCGTTTGATATgatttgatttattttatttttttagatttttttatttaaatttatttcattttttttttttttttttttttttttttttttttttttaattattttatttttttttttatgacatcaaaaaaaaaattaacatttcttatatttacgTTTAAACAGattaaaaatacatgcatattaaaaggaaaaaaaaaaaaatacatttacacataaatatattccaCATTCTTCATATTACGAAACATCATATTACACAATgtttatgaaattttaaatttttaaattttaaattttaaattttactttttaatttttcgaaATGTTCATTGTTTACCGACTTGGAAATTTTCATGGCACTTCTGCGCTAAGTTACATACTTATTTGCAGAGCTTTGAAGTTTCATGAGGAACATAGATATTCTCacaatatataattgaaCCCACTAATTTTGTTGACgcgttcatatataaatataaatataaatataaatataaatataaatataaatataaatatatatatatatatatatatatacattcacgCATACATGTTTATACAACTGTATATGCTTTCCAGCAGCCCTTCATTTTAAACATATTGTATACATGTTGGATAAGCTAACATACTCACATTTttagtattttatatattatgtaattcCAATTCATTATCTCATGTTTGGTTTTTCGTAAATGCCTGCAGTTAGaccatttaaaaattttcttccaTATTTTTGCTCCAATATTTTTCGCCTATTTTTTGCGCCCTTTTTATTACCCCCTTTTCTTTTGTGTTCCCCTACACATGCATATCTCTTTCTGGTAAATAATGTTTAAAGGAGATATcaaaaagatatatgtaaaaaatcaCATCAAGAAGATATATTTCGTAAAAAGACATAATGAAAATAGCAGtattgaagaaaaaaatagcagTATTCTTTACAAAAATTTCGATGATTTTGTTGCaattttagtaaatataagaaaatttgataaaaatataaaaaaattaaaagttgATAAACGCAGCTCAGAATTTTCCaatatattgttaaaatatttaagtttTCATGTGCATAAATTTGGTTATAAATTTCACTCGTTTATTTTAGAATACACTAAGGATTTGGCAGACTTTGACATAAATAATTGCTAtgttataaatgaaataagcAAAACTGATATTCAGAATGTTGTAAAGAATGGATATTCGAGAATATTGTTTAAGTATGATagtgtaaaaaatttattacattacataaaaagacatattattatatttgataCATTTAATGCAAATATTCAGCAGCTACTAACCAGATACTTGTATGTTTCCTTAAACCCTCTCAATTTgcttatttttgtatatttaaaaatttacaacaATGGTGCTATAAACGGTACTATAAATGATGATACAAATGGTGCTATAAATACCAACAAGGCTAATGTccaaaacaataataaaaaatcaaatggGGAGTTAGTAATATGTAGTGTTAAAAATGCAGGGAAACATACTCCAGTGTCGAGGAAAGACGGCGTTCCTCtgcaaaatattatgaatgaTGTTGCAAAAATTTTCGAAAGGGATACCTTCTTTTGTAAcgatttatatttctttttatgcacatatgcagaatatattatgaaatatacTATAATTAGTTGTTATGGTGAAATATATAACGATAATGAAGTTATAAAagggaaattaaaaatatttcagtGGTCCAAAAGGAGTATAAGAAGTTGTGTAATGCAAAAAATACGTCTATATGgcactttaaaaaatttaaaattaactgataaaattaatattaagtaCACTTTTAATTCATACGAAATGAATGTTattcaatatattaaaaattttaaaaggttTACGGAAGTTGGTAAtggttttaaaaatattaaaatgtcTCACagaaattattcatatatttatgaattagTTTTACtcctttattttatcaaaaagtGCTTATATCATTTGAATGATAATGTCGATTTTGTTTTACAAGTTTCCCTATacactatatataaaaccaTAAAAGtgactattatatatttatattttaacttaccaaaatatatgaatcattactttttgaatatttttttaatattttttaaaaataaaacaaaaaaagtatCAGCTActatgaacaaaatgaaaaggacATACAGAAATGTTATGAATAATGTATCTAAGCAAAGGATAAATTATATGaggaaaaaattgtttaactGTGCGAAAgtgaataaacaaaatgacACAAACAAAGTACATATGAAGAAGACAGCTATTGTCAAAattgatattaaaaattcagaaaaaaaaaaattaaaagaaattttaaatatcacCTTTTTTGAAATAGATAACTATAATGAAAGAGTGTACAATGGGAGTgaactaaaaaattttttgaatttccATGTCTACGGTTCTGTTATAcagttaaaatataacagtGAACAGCACTTGAGAAGGAAAGAGAAGCTTCGAAAGGATAAATTcttatcaataaaaaaaaaagtaagggaaaaaatagagaaaatgGGGAAAGTAgagaaaatggaaaaaacagaaaaaaaggaaaaagttgaaaaaatagaaaaagcggaaaaagaggaaaaaatagaaaaagaggaaaaaatggaaaaaaaggaaagtgACCAaaagtatgaaaaaaaatgtaattttttctacCCAAATAAGTTTCTGTTTATGAAAAGATATTCCTCACTATATAGAAAGACATCCAGAAATAGGATTAGGAAAAGGGAAAACTTATATGATAGCATTTCTGTAAATGCACAAGCAAATAATGCAAAATGCTATATCTGCAACAGGTTCTTGTATAAgcgtaaaaataataaagatgaATTAACTAAGGTGCACCCTTTTAATTGTGATCAAAATGTTACCAACATATATTCTGAAGATGGTTATGTTTGTAAGAAGAGAGTTTTGCATAAGCTACTAAAATGTACATACGGAAATCTtctaaagcaaaataaatgcGTTTTAATTAAGAAAAGTGAGAATGCTTATTGCACGAACCTTCCTATGTATGCAAATGATTATAAAgttgaaaataatgaatgttttaataataacCACCATGTGAATAGCCATTTTGGTGCAAAAGTCGAAATTTTGAAACACGAGGAACAAATTTCTGGGCCTGTTCAGGATAATTCTAATGTTcatgaaaaaattgaatacaCTTTACCTTCTCAATTATTAGAAAATGCATCACCAAAAAATCAAATCAAAGTAGATAACGTAGAATTAGCAAGAAATGCAGATAGTGAAAGTAATTTTAGTGCGACTTTTGAGAAAAACAGGGCACAAGAGGAAGGAGTAGCAAACGAGGAAGGGGTAGCAAACGAGGAAGGGGTAGCAAACGAGGAAGGAGTAGCAAACGAGGAAGAGATAGCACAAGAGGAAGGGGTAACACATGAGGAAGGGATAGCACAAGAGGAAGAGGTAGCAAAAGAGGAAGAGATAGCACAAGAGGAAGGGGTAGCACAAGAGGAAGGGGTAGCACAAGAGGAAGGGGTAGCACAAGAGGAAGAGATAGCACAAGAGGAAGAGATAGCACAAGATGAAGGGGTAGCAAACGAGGAAGAGATAGCACAAGAGGAAGGGGTAACACATGAGGAAGGGATAGCACAAGAGGAAGAGATAGCAAACGAGGAAGAGAGAGCACAAGAAGAAGGGGTAGCACAAGAGGAAGGGGTAACACAGGAGGAAGAGGTAGCAAAAGAGGAAGATATAGCACAAGAGGAAGGGGTAGCACAAGAGGAAGGGGTAACACAAGAGGAAGAGGTAGCAAAAGAGGAAGAGATAGCACAAGAGGAAGAGGTAGCAAAAGAGGAAATGATCGAAGGGAATAAAGCAACACAGGAAGACGAACCGATGCAAAGTCCAAGTAATACAAAAGATGTAAAAATGATGGAGACAGAGAATGCTAAAGTAATAGATGAAGAGATCATTGGTAGTTGTAGTCATAGTTTTAATCATAGTTTTAGTCGTACTTTTAGTCCTAGTAGTAGTCTTCCTGGTGATAAAGCTGCAAATAATGATTCTTTACAAAATCGCAAAGAGGAGGAACGTGATAAGATGTCCATTGTATcatcaaaagaaaaatgtatgaaTGGAACTAAGCATAAAAAAAGTGATGAACAacgtaatataaaaaatgagggAAAATATGCGAAATACTTTTCCGATGAGTCGACTGCCACAGAAAGTTCAACGGATGATGAagatttttacataaaaataggaggaaaattaataaaaaacgggaaaaaaaaaaaaaaaaaaaaaaaagttataaaagatggaaaaaagaaaaaagaaataatagaaGTTGAAAAAAGTGGAAATAATGTAAGGAGAAGCATAAGACTTCagcataaattaaaaagaaaaatcaaGGTgcaaaaagatatattaaaaggcAAAAATCGTGTTAGCCAAATAAGAAACAGGAAGGGACAATTTGTAAAAGAAGGCAAAAATCAAAGCAACGCATACAATAAAAAGGACACAGAAAATACATTTTCAGAAGTGGGGCTAAAAGATGGACAAGAAGAACAAAAAGGAACAAATGAAAAGGATTCagcgaaaaagaaaaaagtaggaaaacaaaatatatgtgtaacaaatgacaaatataataatgataaacgGAGGAAGGGGagtaatagtagtaggaCTAGAAGTAGGAGTAGAAGTGGAAGTAGAAGTGGAAGTAAGAGTAGCAGCAGGAGGAGTGACAGGGGGGTAGATCTAGGAAACTGTGGAAAAGACCACCGTGGAGATGAAGCTTACACCATACATAATGGAGGTCAAAGGGATCAAGGAGTAGGCAAGGAAGGAAAAGatcattcaaaaaaaaaaatttcggatataaaaaaaaagaatccgaataaaaaaaaagattgcACTTATGATGAAACGccaaaagggaaaaatagtaaaaagttaatatttACTATGTCACTGAGTGATAGTACCGGGGAGTCTTTGAATTTAGAAAATGCAAATGGTAACAGAGCTGTGCAAGGTTCTATAGCACGaaaggaaaaagataaaaggaCGAAAAAGATAGGCGAACCGTTAAATACGGATGCAAAGTATGagaataaatatgaaaaatatgaagatataaaaatagcaaaagAGAACGTCCAAATGTTAAGAGAGAATAATGTGGACCATTTTGATAAACCATTTGCAGATACATacgaaatatatatgaatgaaaGAATAGAAGAAGATAAGATATATAGTATTTATAGCAAATTCAAATTagttgttatttatttatttgatcATTATGTTATTGGAGGTTTATATCTGATTAATCCTTACAACagtcaggaaaaaaaaaggtatattcATTTTGCCAGAATGCAatcaaatattaataacataaatcatacaaaaatatttcattataacaGTAACGAATTAGTAGGATCATTAAAGAAGAATTCCAAGATATTACTATTAAGTGATAAGAATGAAAAGAGggtaatgaaaattttatcaaaacGTGGAAATGGGATTAATGGtagtacatataaatgtatgattAACGATAAATTATTAGCTTGTAAAGTCCAACAAAAATT is a window from the Plasmodium brasilianum strain Bolivian I chromosome 9, whole genome shotgun sequence genome containing:
- a CDS encoding hypothetical protein (conserved Plasmodium protein), with the translated sequence MFKGDIKKIYVKNHIKKIYFVKRHNENSSIEEKNSSILYKNFDDFVAILVNIRKFDKNIKKLKVDKRSSEFSNILLKYLSFHVHKFGYKFHSFILEYTKDLADFDINNCYVINEISKTDIQNVVKNGYSRILFKYDSVKNLLHYIKRHIIIFDTFNANIQQLLTRYLYVSLNPLNLLIFVYLKIYNNGAINGTINDDTNGAINTNKANVQNNNKKSNGELVICSVKNAGKHTPVSRKDGVPLQNIMNDVAKIFERDTFFCNDLYFFLCTYAEYIMKYTIISCYGEIYNDNEVIKGKLKIFQWSKRSIRSCVMQKIRLYGTLKNLKLTDKINIKYTFNSYEMNVIQYIKNFKRFTEVGNGFKNIKMSHRNYSYIYELVLLLYFIKKCLYHLNDNVDFVLQVSLYTIYKTIKVTIIYLYFNLPKYMNHYFLNIFLIFFKNKTKKVSATMNKMKRTYRNVMNNVSKQRINYMRKKLFNCAKVNKQNDTNKVHMKKTAIVKIDIKNSEKKKLKEILNITFFEIDNYNERVYNGSELKNFLNFHVYGSVIQLKYNSEQHLRRKEKLRKDKFLSIKKKVREKIEKMGKVEKMEKTEKKEKVEKIEKAEKEEKIEKEEKMEKKESDQKYEKKCNFFYPNKFLFMKRYSSLYRKTSRNRIRKRENLYDSISVNAQANNAKCYICNRFLYKRKNNKDELTKVHPFNCDQNVTNIYSEDGYVCKKRVLHKLLKCTYGNLLKQNKCVLIKKSENAYCTNLPMYANDYKVENNECFNNNHHVNSHFGAKVEILKHEEQISGPVQDNSNVHEKIEYTLPSQLLENASPKNQIKVDNVELARNADSESNFSATFEKNRAQEEGVANEEGVANEEGVANEEGVANEEEIAQEEGVTHEEGIAQEEEVAKEEEIAQEEGVAQEEGVAQEEGVAQEEEIAQEEEIAQDEGVANEEEIAQEEGVTHEEGIAQEEEIANEEERAQEEGVAQEEGVTQEEEVAKEEDIAQEEGVAQEEGVTQEEEVAKEEEIAQEEEVAKEEMIEGNKATQEDEPMQSPSNTKDVKMMETENAKVIDEEIIGSCSHSFNHSFSRTFSPSSSLPGDKAANNDSLQNRKEEERDKMSIVSSKEKCMNGTKHKKSDEQRNIKNEGKYAKYFSDESTATESSTDDEDFYIKIGGKLIKNGKKKKKKKKVIKDGKKKKEIIEVEKSGNNVRRSIRLQHKLKRKIKVQKDILKGKNRVSQIRNRKGQFVKEGKNQSNAYNKKDTENTFSEVGLKDGQEEQKGTNEKDSAKKKKVGKQNICVTNDKYNNDKRRKGSNSSRTRSRSRSGSRSGSKSSSRRSDRGVDLGNCGKDHRGDEAYTIHNGGQRDQGVGKEGKDHSKKKISDIKKKNPNKKKDCTYDETPKGKNSKKLIFTMSLSDSTGESLNLENANGNRAVQGSIARKEKDKRTKKIGEPLNTDAKYENKYEKYEDIKIAKENVQMLRENNVDHFDKPFADTYEIYMNERIEEDKIYSIYSKFKLVVIYLFDHYVIGGLYLINPYNSQEKKRYIHFARMQSNINNINHTKIFHYNSNELVGSLKKNSKILLLSDKNEKRVMKILSKRGNGINGSTYKCMINDKLLACKVQQKLHLAKKEIYFSYILKVRKSNKLYKYTKYSNINYSSKNFFFEIFKENRYIFPDELHYRMNKKKSGSSNALQKSKNKNDIQNGGTQNPSNENGMSILLMNTYKYVISLNELINTYIKKNYKAISEEFILFIVYQIIVGVLQLHLLDVLHGDLKIDNILIVKNENMSNDDGTKDYNIRKKDRNDKNYKNDENGRNHINDKYDENGRNHINDEKDKSKAAKKKGKNNHCENPKEDGKQKYNYNDLFYNDKLKEDNKNAFLRNTFPLNLFLIDIGRGIDIKHFKKYIFYGEKNCDCYNFLTDSVYNYHIDLVGIAQVASCLLFYRHIGHVKYKYEDKIVDRNNIVINNLDITYVTHNNHFLKRNGSNGSTTNNKNKNNNNNNNNNNNKEEEEEEDQQEEKKKKKKASDSTISKSKYQEIENFIKAKEQTYVENANTLDSNDKYYKGAINKGENGMCSSALDDVHADSGKKNCARDGSSTNGNSDSKCSSNSGSNSNNNSNSNSNGDNNSKGEEKCNYTTRSQTKMRRDQEQKQAQNKKQNYKTRKRSNDETDEEDENNSERVYYIDYSKFLSIDEKNKEKINSYFNEIKKQTDSYFVEKEEENKIKNFNVKMMLSRKKYQDFWQIFFHLLLNFCNVYELNYIHFNSNEKNKNCEKGNMSNNILINKSDNYYFNFDQNNWEEINSKNKNKVASIYFSQKRKYYNNSEKNYYGDTDLKKRNNESISNAYYSDSTNKAKGIIRSKEIGCCNGRGIDNDIRGGSYINRGIDISRANRDNGYPHNPHTTNDQRGNLRRECLKESLIMGENIGNNNKYFFIQNSISNLKSLKKTMHDNWINNGKSKMITNNKTDQNSNANKSDGRFKRKLLFFENEQNKTKCRKLNDANYYISECSSNDTKKSTKYINKLMKKKAIFILLNLKRAIEKIFDDDEEKQAILLREMYNASTLF